Genomic DNA from Corylus avellana chromosome ca4, CavTom2PMs-1.0:
cccacacacacaaaaaaaaaaaaaaaaaattagtaaatgcTACATTTGGATCAAGCCCTATATTTTCTTACCAAGTTTCTTGTCATTCATGTCATATCGTCATTTCAACTCTCACAATTCTTCCACAGAGTTAAGTAAAATTAAAAGTCTTCCTATATCTTGTGTTTTCAATAATCTCAAGAGAGAACACTCCATAAATCTATTTTGTCAGAGTTGGACTATTTAATTCTTTGAGGGACACGTACATATCAAGTGTAAAGTTTTGCAAGCAGAATAGAAGGGACCATATTCTAACTTGATCTTCGAACTATTTGATTGAGAGTTACATATCAGTAGTGAAAAAGATGTTGCATCAACTGGTGTTTGTGATAATTCAGtcatattgaaaacaaaatcaaatgttCACACAATATCAGGTGAAAGTTGCAGGTTTAAGACTAATTAGAGCGGGAAGTGAAACTTATACAACGTAAATTTCATACATACTGGGCCACCAAGGTATTGAATTCctgcaagctcaagctccttcAAGATGCCATCCTCACCGATCACATACACCTAAATCATGACCATCTATTAGTCCTCTATTTTCTTTATCCAAAGCCACCATATTCACACAGGGTGTCAACAAGGTTTCTAAACATGGCTGAGCATTGGTGGATTTATGAACAAGCACAAATTGTGAAGAGTAACAGGTTAACCATAAGCAAAGAGTTATTACAGTTCCATAATCTCAAAATACTGAAAATggtattcaaataaattttaataagcATTCATTAGAATGAAAACAAAGTACAATTCAGTTAtataagttttgaaattaaggtCTTAGAGGAACATCAGAAAAAATACAAACGGAAGGAAGATACTGGTAGAAGACTCATTGCATAGCACAATAGAGTAAGTATCCTCTTCACACTAGCCTGTTTTCCGCTACAACTACTGGAAAACAACCTCCTGTTATGACCTTCTTGATATATTGAAAACATTTAGTGCAAAATTGTTGACCAGAATTGAGGGATATGTAAAAGTATATGGCTAATGATAAAAAGAATTCCTTTTTACAATAACTGCTCTTGACTAGAGATATGGAGCTGGGCCCCACATAGCTGGTCTAGtagcatattttattttatcaccACCATGAatttaaatatatgtatatacctttttatcttttgggaAATTAATTGACTTCAAATATGCAGCAGCAGCAAAAGATGATGCAAAAATTTCCTCCTGAAACATTTCAGTTGCATTAGAAGTTATGGTTGACAAAGTTTAGCTAACATGGGAGAAAAGAATCATGAACTAACCTCAGTGACATTCAGGCCAAGTGTCTCAAACTTTTTACCATATTGTTTTCTAGACTTTGTTGAGTTGTTGGTAACAAAAACTAATCTCTTTCcctgaagaaaaagaaattcaagaaaTGTCTAATAACCATAAACGACTCATTGCCTCTTAAGACTTTGTCACAACAATTCCAATTATGACCATTTTGCAAGGAAgtcaagagaaaaattaaattaaatgaagcTAAAGAGTTGCATATTCATATGAATTCATGCAAGGTAACACATACATTCATATACAAACCTTTGACCGGAGCATATCAAGGGTTTCTGGGACTCCATCTATTAGTTTATCTCCTTTCCATATGACTCCTGCAAAATAATTAGAAATAAGTATAAGAGCTTTAATTAGATTGTCATTAGATATCTAACCTTATCAATCccgaagaaaaataaataaataaaaagaaagaaaagaggctGCAGACACAtgattaatcatttaaattagaAACTTTAATAGCTACTACGAAGAGGGACTAATTCCAACAGAAAAAAGCAATAAATGAAATCTTCTAATAAAAACTTTCTCCAATATTTTAGCACTAAGTTTAAGGTCTATGTGAGAAactgtttttttgataagtagctCTCTATGAGAAGTTGTAGATGTAGTCATTCTAAATTGGGAATGTATTTATGTGAACACGTAATGGTAACGGCTGATGTGGATTTCACGTTTGAGTGTCAAGTCTCACATCAAGAGATAGTGGAGAAAAGTGAGAGATTGCTAAACACAGTCAGCTTGGAATCCAACATGTACATCAAATACTCCCCAAATTTTGATCTCTCATCACTTACACTTGTCTAATTTGGGGTTTTTCTTCCTTCCACTCTGGGCACACGCATTGTACAAATTGGCAATCTAAAGACTGACTTGCTCTATTGCTGGTTACAATGTTGAATTCTTGTACAGTGAAGAAATCATTAGGCTTCCATTAGATGTCAGAATCCAAGAACAAAAGCAAAGGAAAATTGTCAACATCCTCAAGAAATTAAGGGCAAATTTTGTGTGGGAAATTTAGTTCAGCTGTTTACTGAGTGAATATTGCAACCATGCTTACActcattaaacaaaaaaaaaaaaatcctttcaaCTAAAGAACATGTAAAATGTGGTCACACATTTGCATGAGAATACAAATCCCAGGTAGTTTCTTAATCCTAAACAAACACAGATTAgcacgcgcgcacacacacagaACAACCGTCCTCACgtcccaacacacacacactaatAAATCCAATTcagcatttttaaataaattatttaaattttcgTCAATGTAAATTGTacgaaaaagaagaagaagaaagaagaattcaagagagaaaaacaataaaagaccCCTCACCATCGCAGTCGAAGATGAAGGTTTCGACGGATTCGATGAGCTCCCCCGGATTCTTGAGGGGCTGCGCCGACGCCCGGGTCGTGAAACTCGCCATTCTCGAGTTTTTATTGGTGTTCAATCTTATGCTCGACAAGTCGGATAAAGGGTTTGGAGAAGTACACGAGAGCTTCTTGAGGCCCAAGAATCTGGATGCGTTGGGGCTCAAATGGCAGAGAAATCGATATGAGTTTGTGGAAGAAAGAGCAGAGACTGAAACAGAGATTGTGGCTGTCGTTCTGCTCagcattttttgtgtttttttctcttcttttttcttgggTAGGTTGTTTGAGGCAATTAAGGTCTTAACTTTTCAAGTGGATGAGATGAGATGAATAGGGTTCACACATACATGCATGcactttttgttttgagaatcGCTACACTTACATAGGCTTTTAACTAACAAAGCCTTACgtactgacgtggcaaggaaaaagacaaaaacaatttGGGACCAGGCTGCTCGTGAGAGACCAAGCTCGCTCTCTCTCCTGGGTCTCGCCGAAATGTTTGAGCTCTGATGGGCCCAACTCAGAAGCTCACCCAAAAGTCGGAATATTGGTTGTTCACGGCGGCGGAACATTGGCCCCAACTCACAGCGGAATATTGGTTCTCAAGATGTCGGAGTTTTTCAACCAAAAGTCGTCGGTGCCGGGGAAAATCCCGTCGGCCGAGGCCCGCCCTGGGTCTGGCCAGACCCAGCGTTGTTATGCCGtagattaatttctttccaATTACCTGAATATTCTGATGAATGTCTTGTCTCATAACAGCCATTTTCGGTCCAATCTTATCTGCAGACAGATTTATTCCACAGAAAGGTTATGCAATTTTCTACTTTTATATCTagagcttgagagagagagagagagagagagagagagaggtgcagAGAAAAAACCAACCAAGAATTTGAATAACCAAGTTGCAGACATGAAGAAATGTCTTTGTGGGGATGTGAGCAGCATCATGTTTATCACCAGGTTTAAGTTTGGCCATCATAGAGAGCTCTTCAATGGCAGACCTTATTTCTGACACCTTCTCCAACTCCcttttcctcttcatttcaacCTCTGTGTAATCTTCTTTCGCCCCCTCCACTTtaattcttgattttcttttcaatacCCATGCTGATGATCATTTCTGGATGAGCTTCTGAGTTGGGCCCATGAGATCTCAAAAAACAATTTCTGCCAGGCCCAGGAGAGAAAGCGAGCTTGGTCTCTCACAGGCAGCCTGGtctcaatgtttttttttttttttttttttgtctttttctttgccACGTCGGTACGTAAGGCATTGTTagttaaaagctttttttttttttaaaaaaaaaaaaaaaggttaaaagcCTTAATAAGTGTAGcaattctcttttgttttattgtaattttaattttaatacaacatgttttattgtaattttctcATTTAAAATTAGAAGCTTTACTCTCTTATCTTTTGAGTAAAACATTATATGTAATTATTACAACAATTTTACTCTGGTTTAATTCTGATACTTTTTAAGTCagtaaatatttaaaagatgcAACTCCTTCTATGCTATGATTCAACTTTCATGTGGAATTGATCTTAAATTAgccttgattttgttttttatttaaattaaatatttcacgtgttgggccttatctattaaaaagaaatttgagtctACACGTGAAAGGAGTGTTAAAAGCAATGATTAactgattaagtgattaatttgtttcttcctataaatttaaacttttgggataactggtaatttaataaatttaaaaatcatttatccTCTAAATTCCAAGTGTATGGCGAAAATGGTATTTAATGTTCAATAATAATGGTTTAGGAGTTGATTCTCTCATACGTGGGTAGGATTAATTCGGGTCAATGGGCCAATTTTGGGCCTTAAAGGTGCAAGCTAAGCGGGTTAGCCAATCCACTGCCCAACATTTATTGTCACACCCCAATCTTGGAGTGGGACTAATACGGTGATTATGTGCTCTTGAGTACGTGGTATAAGATTTATATACTCGCAATAAAACCAAAGtagtaaaataatattaaagagTTTTAACTAAAGTATTAATATACCACACTTCACCAAAACAACTTATCGatgtcaataaaaatttgataaccACCCTACATGCATCTAACTTATCTAAGCACTTATTCTAAAGGAAAATGATAGAGGtacaacttaaactcaactttggcccaatttttctctttaagtttttttttttttttttaaaaaaaaaaaaactgcctatggaagagggagagagccttaaactagagagagataAATTTAGTCTAGAAGTTGAGTCAAAGTTGGGTTTAAATTGTGGCTGTAAAACTCTCTCCGATCCTTCTTACTTATTGATTACCTTGGTCTTATATATTTTGCTCATCACCACCTGAAAAAGTGTGGGAAGATAAAAGGATGAGGTTGGAGAAACTCAATAAGTgaatacacaaaaataaatatagtaatatttcaatattttataaaaatactttctttttctgATCAAGATTTCTCTCATGTATACTCCTTTGTGTTGATGTTTTCCCTGCAAGGTTATCGAACTTTAATGTTATGAGTTCATGTTCATGTATTATCGTGAGATGTATGTATGGTACATGTTATTGTGAtgacttgatttttttattttaaatggttATGAAATGGGTCGTCACATATAGGGTTTTTAGCAAAGCTCCCATGTTT
This window encodes:
- the LOC132176942 gene encoding phosphoglycolate phosphatase 1A, chloroplastic-like produces the protein MLSRTTATISVSVSALSSTNSYRFLCHLSPNASRFLGLKKLSCTSPNPLSDLSSIRLNTNKNSRMASFTTRASAQPLKNPGELIESVETFIFDCDGVIWKGDKLIDGVPETLDMLRSKGKRLVFVTNNSTKSRKQYGKKFETLGLNVTEEEIFASSFAAAAYLKSINFPKDKKVYVIGEDGILKELELAGIQYLGGPEDGGKKIELKPGFLMEHDKDVGAVVVGFDRYFNYYKIQYGTLCIRENPGCLFIATNRDAVTHLTDAQEWAGGGSMVGAVSGSTQREPLVVGKPSTFMMDYLANKFGILKSQICMVGDRLDTDILFGQNGGCKTLLVLSGVTTISMLQNPNNSIQPDFYTNKISDFLPLKAATV